CGCGACTGGCGATCTCTGGCGATCCGCCGGGCGAGTCGAGCGGCCATCAGATCGCCTACTGGAGATATACCGTGACCTTGAAACCTGAGCGCTTGTCGGCATTCTGCGACGGCGTTATTGCCATCGCCATCACCTTGCTGGTCCTCGGGCTCGAAGTGCCCTCGGTTCGAGAGGTACCTGAGCAGCGGTTGGCCGCATACCTGTCCGACAGCCTGTATCCCCTGATCGGGTACGTGAGCAGCTTTGCGTTGATCGGAGTGTTCTGGATGTATCACTACATCATTTTCAAGCATGTCGAAAAAGTTGATCGTCTGTTTGTTTTTCTGAATGGCCTGTTTCTTCTCTGCCTCTCCTTCATTCCCTTCCCGACCGGCTTGCACGCGGTGTATCGCGATGACGAGCTCGCCACGGTGGTCTACAGCGCGACGATTGCCCTTGCGGGCCTCTCGCTGCTGGCGATCTGG
This sequence is a window from Tautonia rosea. Protein-coding genes within it:
- a CDS encoding TMEM175 family protein, whose product is MTLKPERLSAFCDGVIAIAITLLVLGLEVPSVREVPEQRLAAYLSDSLYPLIGYVSSFALIGVFWMYHYIIFKHVEKVDRLFVFLNGLFLLCLSFIPFPTGLHAVYRDDELATVVYSATIALAGLSLLAIWRYATGSHRLVSPELSPRVVRSMTWQIAIAPLISVVSMGLSFLSIPLSRALFLVIPVIALTFRDRE